The Mycoplasmopsis caviae sequence TACAGGGTTTTATCCAATTGATACAAGAGATTATATGGAACTAAAAGAAAGTTTGGAAAAAATAGCACTTTCTGATAGTTCAATAACCTGAGAACAAGAAACATCAAAAGCTCTAGGTTTTGGCTTTAGAGTCGGGTTTCTTGGGATGTTGCACATGGAGATTTTACAAGAAAGATTAAACAGAGAATATAAGATTGGTATTATTGCTACAAGTCCATCAGTTGAGTATGATGTTCACATGACTAATGGAACAATTGAAAAAGTATCAAACCCTGCACTTTTACCGGATAGAACATTTATTGATCACATCGATGAACCATATATAAAAGCTGAAATTTTGGTGCCAAATGAGTATATTGGTAATGTAATGGAACTATGTCAAAGTAAGCGTGGAATTTATATTAATATGGATTATATTGACTCAAATAGATCAAGGTTAATTTATGAAATGCCACTAGGTGAAATTATCTTTGATTTCTTTGATAGGCTCAAGAGTTTAACCAAAGGATATGCGTCATTTGAATATGACCTAATAGGCTATAAAACAAGCGAATTGGTAAAAGTTGACATACTTTTAAATGGTGACAAAATTGATGCATTTTCAATTATTACTCACAAAGATTCTGCATATAGTAAAGCGAGAGATTTAACACAAAAATTAAAGGAAGCAATTCCTAGACAAAACTTTGAAGTGCCTGTTCAGGCCACAATTGGAAGTAAGATTATTGCCCGTGAAACAATCAAGGCATTTAGAAAAGATGTGACTTCAAAACTACATGCAGCAGATGTTTCAAGATATAAAAAATTACTTGAAAAACAAAAAGCTGGAAAGAAAAAAATGAAGATGCTTGGAACAGTTGAAGTACCACAAGAGGCATTTTTATCAATACTTAAAACAAACATTGACAAGAAAAAATAGAGAGGTTTATAAACCTCTTTTTTTGTAAAAATCAAATTTTTTATGAAAAAAAGCAAAAATTTTTCATAAAAAAAATTATTCTTCCAGTTCTAACTATGTTAGATTTAATTATTTAGGGAAAAAATGAAAAAAATTAATTTTTTTCGTAATTTTTACTATAATTAATTTACAAAAAATTTATTTTTTGTTTAGGAGGGAAATTTATGTCAACCAGATCGGTAAAGGCAAAAAAAGTACTAGGTTGAGCAATTGCAACAGCAGCACTGACTGGCTCAATACTTTTAACCATTATTGCCATAAAAGCACAAAATACTAAAAAGACGAGTGATGAGCAATTTCTTAATAGTCTAAAAATTGAAGGTAAGGATGTTGAGAAAATTTATGCTTCTGAGGCCAAAGTTACAAATGTTAAGTACGATACGAACTCAGATTATGAAATTAATGTGCTTCCATTAGAAGGGTCAAATGATTTTACTTCAACAGCATATTACAAGATTGAAGTAACAAATAAGAAAACAGGTAAGATGTTATCAAGGATTGTTCCTGTAACAGGTTTTAAAAAATTTGAAGAAGAGAAAATTATTGTAAAAGGTTCAAGGCAATTTGACAGTAAAAGAAAGATGATGGCATATCTTGATGCAATTCCAAAGAACAACCCAAATGAATTGCGAAAATTTATTGAACGAGAAAAACATTTCATTTTTACAAAAGTGCCAAGTTCATTATCTGTAAGTTTCAAGGAATATTTAGTTGCACAATCTAACAATCAAGAAATTGTGAGAGTAACTTTTGTTCTAAATGGTTTAGTATCAAATGACACTTTTGCCAATAACACTATAAAACAGGCGAAAAAATCATTTAACAACCAAGAAAAAGTGTTTGAATTTAAACTAAGTGATTTAGTTAATCAATCTACAACAAATACAGAAGAACAAGCAAGACAAAGACTAAATGAACTTAGGGAAAAATATATACTCTTAAAAAATGAGACAACAGATGCTAAAAATGAAGCATTAGTTCCATTTATAGATAAGTATGAAAACACATTAACTTCAATAACAACTCATATTGCAGAAATTGATGCGATTTTGAATGATACAACAAAATCAGCATTAGATAACTATGAACAACTTGGTGAAAAATATGAAGCTGATCTTCTTGCTAAAAACAAGATTGATTTGGAACAAGATATCAATAAAACTGAAGCATTAAAGGATAAATATGCAGGTGAAGTTGCATATCAAACACCTATTAATGAAACAGTTGAAAAAATAAATGAAGCAAAAGCAAAATTATCTTCAAACAATATTCATGAGATTATAAGTGAGAAAGAAAAAATAAACGAAGCTAAAACTTCATTAACAGAAGCATTAACAAATATTTTAAAGAGTGAACAAAGGAAAGCACAAAATGCAACATTCAACTCAAGTGAATATGATTATTTAATTGCTGACATTAAATCGAGAAGGGCAACACCTGATTCATCACTTAGCGAAGCTGATATATTAACTAAAATTGAGAAACTTGAACAACTTTTAAAATCATCGCAAACAATTGACACTATTAAACCTAGTGAAATTTCAACAGCAAGTAACTCTTTATCTTCTGACCTAATAGTCTATAAAACAGCCTTAGAGACAAAATATAATGCATTAAAAGAACAAGCTAAAAAACTATCTTTTGAGAAAGATTCAATTGAAAATATTATAAATTATCATTCTAATAAGATTGATGATACTACAACATCAAAAGAAAATGTACAAGCTCAAATTGACCTGTTTAAAGCAATTTTAAATAATCCTGGTTTTGAAGCAAAATATAACGATTTGGAAAAAGACAAAAATAAACACAAAGCTACATTTGAAGGTAATTTAACAAAAGCAAATGAATTGATTGAAATTCTTGATGAAGGATTGAGCTATTATACAGATTCAAAAAACAAATTAGAAGAAGTTAAAGCTAAAGTTTTAGAATTTGTTAATCAATTTAGCGCAAAAACAACATCAATTGGCACAAAAGTTATTAATTCATCATTAATTGACCTAAACACATATGTTGAAGGTCAAAAAACTGCTATCACAACAGCCCGTGAAGGTAGTTATAGAACAATTGCATCTTCTATTAAATCAAAATATGAAAATACAGAAATATATAAAGAATATATTGCTTCTAATTTAACAGCATTAACAAATGCAAGCACAATTGAAATTGATGCTTGTTATCAATTAATAAATAAGCTTTATGAATTTGATCTTAATTTAAGTAAAAAGAATCCTACATATGGAACAAATGTTAAATGAGATCTAAAATTTGCTGAAGAATATGCTAATGAATTTTTAGCAAAACAAAATGCAGATTTTACTAATTACTTCTTATTAGATGATCATTACAATGAAGCACTAAACATAATCTTAAAAGCAAATAATGTTATTAATGCAATTCATGAAAAACACGCAAAAAGCATGGACGATAAACAAGAAAATATTTATCGTGTATTTTATGAAAAAATATTAGCTATTTATAAGCAACAAATTAAAGAAGCAAATAAATTTGTTGCTGATAATTTAGCTGATGCAAAAACAAGAAGAGAAGAGGCAAAAAATAACTTTAGCCAAAACCTAACAAAAGCAGAAGCATTGATGACAATGATTACTGAAGATGGTTATACATCTGTTGATCAATTCTACAAAGCATTCGAGTCTGCAATTAATGAAGCAAAAGCATTGGAATTAGATAAAGCTAAACTTAACCAAATTAGAGAGCAAGCTAAAAAAATAGAAGAAGCAACTAAGTTAGCAACAGAAAGTTACAAAAATTCGCTTCTAGATAAAGCTAGTCTTTACAAAGCAATAATTGAAAGAAAATATGCGGAAGTTAGTTCAGCTGAACTTGTTGACATTTATCCACAAACAAAACAATTAATTGAAACATATCTTACAGAAATTAATACTGAACTTAACAAACAAAGTCATGAAATTAATGATCTTAGAGCATTAGTTAAGAAACTTACTGAGTTTAATGACAAGTATGATGAAACAAGCAAGAAGGAATTTGACGAATTTTCTAAAAAATTTGAAGAAGAGTTCAAGAAATTAGAAAAGAATAAAAAAGACTACAAGAAAGAAGAAGTTTCTAAACTCGGTAAAGGTAAGTATCAAGATAGTGAATTACCACTTGATGACTTTTTTGGTGCTAATTCAACATATGAAGAAGCAAACAAATATGTAACAGCATCAACTCACAAGGACCAATATGCTGTTTCAAATACAAAAGCATTACTTGTAAAAATTAAGAAATCATTAACTGATATTGAAACAAAAGTAAGCACATATGAGTCAAATTGAGACTTAGCTAAAACAACTCTTGAAGCTACAGTTGCAAAAATTGAAAAGTATATTAATGAACATCCAAGTGCATCAAATATTGATGATTTAAAAACAACTCTCCAAGAAGTTAAATCAGAAATTGATGCAACAAAAATTGAAGAAGTTAATTTAACAAAACTTAAAGAACTTAATGAGAAGTTAAATACTAAGTACCAAAATTATCTTTCAACTGCCGATGTTTTATCTGCATCAATTGAAAAACTAAAAAGTGCAATTGAAAAAGTTGAAAATCATATTAAAGAGAGAAAAAACCTAGACAATATTGATGATAGTTATTACACAAACTTGATGTCTAATAACAAGATTCAATATAAAGATAAGGCAACTTCAACAGAGTCTGAAAAATCTCTACAAGAAGTTTTAGATGCAATGAAAGCACTTTTAACTTCTAGTGACAAAGAGGCAATTGAACACAATACAACATATGCAGATACTTTAATTAGTAAAATTGAGGAAATTAGAACCCAAAATTTAGTTAGTGTGCAAAATGAAATTAAGACTAAACTTGAAGAATATAATACGCTTAAACAAGAACTGGCAACATTAGATTCGAAAATTTATTATGAAGCACAAATTAATAGTCTTGAAGCCAATACAACAGCTCATAGCGATGCTGATGCAATTTCTAAATTAAGCAAAGATGACTTAAAGAAAAAGAGCCAAAAAGAAGTTAGCGATGTTAAGGAAAAGATAAGTCAACTTTATCAGTCATTAAAACAAGTAAAAGATGATCGTGAAACTGTTGTTGAAAGAGCCAAGATTGAAAGTACAAATAATATAACTAAAATTAAAGTTTTAAATGAAGAGTTAGAAATTCTTGGATTGAATTCAACTACATATCCAAACTTTAACACAGAAGTACTTCCAATTAAAAATGCCACAACAGAAAAAAATAATGAAATTTTAAGTGCGATTTCATCTAAGTCAAATCAAGAAATAACAACAGCAATTAATGAAGCGGAAGCAGCTATTAAAGCTCTTGAAGAATGAATTAAAAATTACAAGACAAAAGTTAAACAAGAATTATATGAAAACATTGCAAAAATCAAGAAACTAGGCAAATACATTCAAGATAATTCAACAAACTTAACATTACCAACTGATTATACAAGCAAGTTAAACAAGATTGAGAACAACGTTTCTAGTGACAATCTTGAACAATTAAAGTTAGGTTTAACAACTTCAAGAGAATTAATTAAGCAATTAGAAGACTTGATTAAAGCAAAAACACAAGAAATTAGTGCCAAAGCTAAAACGCTTAGTGAAGAAATTGAAACTGAAAAAGCTGAAGATGACTCTTGAATGTCACCTGCTCAAAAAGAAGAAATTAAGCAGTTATATGAAGCATCAAAAGAACTATTTTCTTCAATAAAAGAAGCTGGTACATCGCCAGAGCATACAAAAGGTCAAGGTGTTGACCAAGTAAGTAGAAAAATTACCGAAGCACAAGCTAAACTTGAAGAAATTAAACGTAAAAAAGAAGAATTTAAGAACTCACGTACAAGTTCAATTAGTGAATTAACTGATTTAATGAATAAATTACTTCAAGAAGCTAAAACATTGCCAACTGATCATCCAAATTATGTTGATGCAGCACATTCATCAATTACTTCAATAATTAACTATCACACTAACACATTTAGCAAAATAGATCAAGCTCAATGAGAAACAAAAACAAGTGCTGAAATTGAAGCAATTAAAGGTACAATTCTTAGTTATCAAACAAACTTGAATAACTATAAAGATGAAGTAGCAACTAAATATAGAACAGACTTAAAGAATGCTATTGATACAGCTAATAATAAAGTTACATCAATTACTCAAAAGAATAATGATAAAGATGGTGTTAATCAATCAAGTAATTATGATACAGCAATCAATACATATAAGAATCAAAATTTAGATCAATATCAAAAATTAGTAGATGACAACAACAAAGATCTAAGTGCTCTAAAAGATGCTCTTACAAGTGTTAAAAATTCAAATGAATTAGGTAAAACAACTGTAAATCAAGTTAATACAGAAAAATCTAAACAAATTAGTGATGAGGTTAAAAAGTATAGAGATAAATTAACTGAAATTCAAGCAAGTTCAATTTATGCAGATTTATATACTGAAATTACAACAGTAATGCATAAGGAATTTATTGCTGAACTAGATACAATTATTGCTAAATATTCAAATGATTTAGATACTGAAAAAGACTTAAAAGAATTTAGAACCGACTACGAAAAAATTCAATCTAAGCTTACTGAACTAAATAATAAATTTGAAGAACACAAAACACAAAGAGAAACATTATTAAATGAATTAGCTACAAACTATACAAAAATAGTTGAGTATGCTGCTTATTTAGATGCAGATATTAAATTACCATTAACAAAACAATTGGTAAGCGATGCACAAAATGATCTAGACGCTCATTTCAAAAAAATGACATTAACTATGTTAAAAGAGCAAAAGTCAGCAAGTGGTCAATATACAAAAGTTATCAATGAAATAAGCAAATATGATTCAGATTTAACTGCAAAATTAGAAGAGATAATTGCAGAAGTTAAGAAAACTGAATGAGAAAAAATCAAGGAAGTATTAACTAACAATCCTGAATTTTCAACTGAAAAAGCCGAATACGATGCATTATTAACAACAGAATTATTGAATAAAGCAAATAGTGGTGTACAAGAATTAAAATCAATTCTTCCACACTTAAAAACTGCCGAAGATAAACTAAGTTCAATAAATGAATTAAAAGCAAAATTGTTAGAAAAAATCAACAAGAAGTTTAATGAAAAAATCGATGAACTTAAAAACACATACAACGATACGAAAACAAAACTAGAAGAGAAAATAACAAATACAAAATATGCTGACATTAAAGCAGAACTTGAAAAAATTAGAGATGATAACAACTCAATTGGTACTGCAATCACAAACAAAATTGACTCAACATTAAATAATGATGAGTCTAATGCATATAAAGTTAGAGTTACAAATGATAATAATGAAAAGACTGTTGAAGAGTTAGATAAACTAATCCAACAAGCTAAAAAAATGAAGCAAGATTATGAAAGCAAAATTGTCGC is a genomic window containing:
- the lepA gene encoding translation elongation factor 4 encodes the protein MDKSKIRNFSIIAHIDHGKSTLADRILEITNTVSEHDMDDQFLDQMDLERERGITIKLNAVQIKYKDYTFHLIDTPGHVDFTYEVSRSLAASEGALLLVDATQGIEAQTLANVYLALENNLTIIPIINKIDLPSADIEATKKEIEDVIGLPTDNAVCISAKTGLNCEQVLEAIEKYIPSPKDADDSKPLKALIFDSYFDEYRGVIMLIRVFEGELKVGDEFMFMSNGQKYSVSELGVRNPKETKKNRLEAGEVGYVAATIRDAREVSVGDTITLVSRPAESPLAGYKKKKPVLYTGFYPIDTRDYMELKESLEKIALSDSSITWEQETSKALGFGFRVGFLGMLHMEILQERLNREYKIGIIATSPSVEYDVHMTNGTIEKVSNPALLPDRTFIDHIDEPYIKAEILVPNEYIGNVMELCQSKRGIYINMDYIDSNRSRLIYEMPLGEIIFDFFDRLKSLTKGYASFEYDLIGYKTSELVKVDILLNGDKIDAFSIITHKDSAYSKARDLTQKLKEAIPRQNFEVPVQATIGSKIIARETIKAFRKDVTSKLHAADVSRYKKLLEKQKAGKKKMKMLGTVEVPQEAFLSILKTNIDKKK